One genomic region from Argentina anserina chromosome 2, drPotAnse1.1, whole genome shotgun sequence encodes:
- the LOC126782197 gene encoding autophagy-related protein 18a: MATLSAFSQPSWPDPSAAAFLTDPTDPDESNPPPDDHDPQSPPPNPNLHNNSANDAFSPDPAFPPSRSPPSLYHLSFNQDQACFAVGTDHGFRIYNCDPFRELFRRDFDNGGGIGVVEMLFRCNILSIVGGGPDPQYPTNKVMIWDDHQGRCIGELSFRSLVRSVRLRRDRIVVVLEQKIFVYNFADLKLLHQIETIANPKGLCAVSQVAGSLVLVCPGLQKGQVRVEHYASKRTKFIMAHDSRLACFALTPDGQLLATASSKGTLIRIFNTLDGSLLQEVRRGADRAEIYSLAFSSTAQWLAVSSDKGTVHVFNLKVNSGSSGNEMRTSSDANIVSSSSNSSLSFIRGVLPKYFNSEWSVAQFRLLEGSQYLVAFGHQKNTVVILGMDGSFYRCQFDPVNGGEMTQLEYHNFLKPEEAF, translated from the exons ATGGCCACCCTCTCCGCCTTCTCTCAGCCCTCCTGGCCTGACCCCAGCGCCGCCGCCTTCCTCACCGATCCCACCGACCCCGACGAGTCCAACCCCCCTCCCGACGACCACGACCCCCAATCGCCTCCTCCAAACCCTAACCTCCACAACAACAGCGCCAACGACGCCTTCTCGCCGGACCCGGCCTTCCCGCCGTCGCGCTCGCCTCCGTCGCTGTACCACCTCTCCTTCAACCAGGACCAGGCCTGCTTCGCCGTCGGCACCGACCACGGCTTCCGGATCTACAACTGCGACCCCTTCCGCGAGCTCTTCCGCCGCGACTTCGACAACGGCGGCGGAATCGGCGTCGTGGAGATGCTATTCCGCTGCAACATCCTCTCCATCGTCGGCGGCGGGCCCGATCCTCAGTACCCGACCAACAAGGTCATGATTTGGGACGATCACCAGGGCCGGTGCATCGGCGAGCTCTCGTTCCGCTCGCTCGTGCGGTCCGTGCGGCTCCGGCGGGACCGAATCGTCGTGGTTCTGGAGCAGAAGATATTCGTGTACAATTTCGCCGACTTGAAATTGCTGCACCAAATTGAGACGATTGCAAACCCTAAGGGGCTGTGCGCGGTGTCGCAAGTGGCCGGGTCGCTGGTGCTGGTTTGCCCGGGACTGCAGAAAGGGCAGGTTAGGGTTGAGCATTATGCTTCCAAGAGGACTAAGTTTATTATGGCTCACGATTCCAGGCTGGCTTGCTTTGCTCTGACGCCGGACGGCCAGCTGCTGGCCACAGCGAGCAGTAAGGGGACGCTCATTCGGATTTTTAATACACTTGATGGCAGTTTGCTTCAAGAG GTAAGGAGGGGCGCAGACAGGGCTGAAATCTATAGTCTGGCATTCTCTTCTACTGCCCAGTGGCTTGCAGTCTCGAGTGATAAGGGAACAGTCCATGTTTTCAATCTGAAGGTTAATTCTGGATCAAGTGGAAATGAGATGCGTACTTCCTCTGATGCAAATATagtttcttcatcatcaaactCGTCTCTTTCGTTCATCAGAG GTGTATTGCCTAAGTATTTTAACTCGGAATGGTCGGTAGCTCAGTTTCGCTTACTGGAGGGTTCTCAATACCTTGTTGCTTTTGGCCATCAGAAGAATACAGTGGTCATTCTTGGCATGGATGGAAG CTTCTATCGATGCCAGTTTGACCCAGTAAATGGAGGAGAGATGACACAGCTGGAATATCACAACTTTCTAAAGCCAGAAGAAGCCTTCTGA
- the LOC126782203 gene encoding glutathione S-transferase F13-like: MVLKLHGLSVSTNTARVVACLHEKDVDFELVPIDLFARGNKEPSFLAKNPFGQIPVLEDDDITLFESRAISSYIAEKFKDTGTDLVRHENIGEAALVKVWTEVESQQYHPAICPIIYEFFGKPVQGLEPDQAVIDANLEKLEKVLDVYEAKLSSSKYLAGDFYSLADLHHFPYTFYFMKTPLGSAISDRPHVKAWWDDMTSRPALKKVAEGMTFGENK, encoded by the exons ATGGTGCTCAAGCTGCATGGACTTTCTGTGTCGACCAACACAGCTCGTGTAGTGGCTTGTCTACATGAGAAAGATGTCGATTTCGAGCTTGTTCCGATTGATCTTTTTGCCCGTGGAAACAAGGAGCCTTCTTTTCTTGCTAAGAAT CCCTTTGGCCAGATTCCGGTATTAGAAGATGATGACATCACTCTTTTTG AATCTAGGGCAATCTCATCCTACATAGCAGAAAAATTCAAGGATACCGGTACTGATCTCGTAAGGCACGAAAACATCGGTGAAGCTGCGTTGGTGAAGGTTTGGACAGAAGTTGAGTCCCAACAATACCACCCAGCAATCTGTCCCATTATATACGAGTTTTTCGGAAAGCCAGTACAAGGATTGGAGCCAGACCAAGCAGTGATTGATGCCAATTTGGAGAAGCTAGAGAAGGTGCTCGATGTTTATGAGGCCAAGCTGAGCAGCAGCAAGTACCTTGCTGGTGATTTCTACAGCCTAGCTGATCTTCACCATTTTCCTTacactttttattttatgaagACTCCTTTAGGCTCAGCGATCAGTGATCGTCCTCATGTTAAGGCCTGGTGGGATGACATGACATCTAGGCCAGCTTTGAAGAAAGTTGCTGAGGGTATGACTTTCGGTGAGAATAAGTGA